A genomic region of Candidatus Paceibacterota bacterium contains the following coding sequences:
- a CDS encoding PUR family DNA/RNA-binding protein, which yields MSQHGNRSHTERSYTAAKPPVNEETLKTAKIQIERKTFVLALKENSRGRFLRITEDVGGRRDTIIIPAPGLEEFRTILDEIIKTAAETPPKAT from the coding sequence ATGTCGCAGCACGGGAATCGCTCTCACACCGAGCGCTCCTACACCGCTGCCAAGCCGCCGGTCAATGAGGAGACCCTCAAGACGGCCAAGATTCAGATCGAGCGCAAGACTTTTGTCCTGGCGCTGAAGGAGAATTCGCGCGGCCGCTTCCTCCGCATTACCGAGGATGTCGGCGGCCGCCGTGACACCATCATCATCCCCGCCCCGGGGTTGGAGGAGTTCCGAACGATCCTGGACGAAATCATCAAGACTGCGGCCGAGACCCCGCCCAAGGCGACGTAG